In one window of Nocardiopsis aegyptia DNA:
- a CDS encoding STM4015 family protein translates to MLNHDHLTEFAGLPVVEFPSRQNAGSPPPGLPAAAADPASVAWRLRVDMWLMDEEEPFEDYFHRFLAEVDTGRVGALVVGAWDYAFEMVPPTAVRDLLVAHADRFPSLRALFFGDITDEELHISWIGQDDMSPLLSAFPRLTGLTARGGQDLRLHVAEHACLRRLSLETGGLAAETAQGVVTSRLPALEHLDLVLGMHTYGCGTGPDTLAPLLSGQVLPRLRSLGLRSTEATDAWVHALADAPLLPRLRVLDLSLGTLTDRGARVLLDTPAFFGLERLDLHHSYLSEGVREELRTAFAASGTELDLSHPQKLDDRFEGGEDREEGETWDDYLAAVRPYYPAVGE, encoded by the coding sequence GTGCTGAACCATGACCACCTGACGGAGTTCGCCGGCCTGCCGGTCGTCGAGTTCCCCTCCCGGCAGAACGCCGGCAGCCCGCCGCCCGGGCTGCCCGCGGCGGCGGCCGACCCCGCCTCGGTCGCCTGGCGGCTGCGCGTCGACATGTGGCTCATGGACGAGGAGGAACCGTTCGAGGACTACTTCCACCGGTTCCTGGCCGAGGTGGACACCGGCCGGGTGGGCGCGCTGGTGGTCGGAGCCTGGGACTACGCCTTCGAGATGGTCCCGCCCACCGCCGTCCGCGACCTGCTCGTCGCCCACGCCGACCGGTTCCCGTCGCTGCGCGCCCTCTTCTTCGGCGACATCACCGACGAGGAGCTGCACATCTCCTGGATCGGTCAGGACGACATGTCGCCGCTGCTCAGCGCCTTCCCCAGGCTGACCGGCCTCACCGCCAGGGGCGGCCAGGACCTGCGCCTACACGTCGCCGAGCACGCGTGCCTGCGGCGTCTGTCCCTGGAGACCGGGGGCCTGGCGGCCGAGACCGCCCAGGGCGTGGTGACCTCGCGCCTTCCCGCGCTGGAGCACCTGGACCTGGTGTTGGGCATGCACACCTATGGCTGCGGGACCGGGCCCGACACCCTGGCCCCGCTCCTGTCCGGCCAGGTCCTCCCCCGCCTGCGCTCCCTCGGGCTGCGCTCCACCGAGGCGACCGACGCCTGGGTCCACGCCCTGGCCGACGCTCCGCTCCTGCCGCGGCTGCGCGTCCTCGACCTGTCGCTGGGCACGCTCACCGACCGGGGCGCGCGCGTGCTGCTGGACACCCCGGCCTTCTTCGGTCTGGAGCGCCTGGACCTGCACCACTCCTACCTGTCCGAGGGCGTGCGCGAGGAGCTGCGCACGGCCTTCGCCGCCTCCGGGACGGAGCTGGACCTGTCCCACCCGCAGAAGCTCGACGACCGGTTCGAGGGCGGCGAGGACAGGGAGGAGGGGGAGACCTGGGACGACTACCTCGCCGCCGTCCGCCCCTACTACCCCGCGGTCGGTGAGTGA
- a CDS encoding STM4014 family protein, producing MSAAHRPLAVVGVPGHRRLELFTAAARDTGRADPVVVPWRDLAVGPVDLPANALVRVDSPGEDAETARLLRGLPHAPDLYRAEGTAAQHAGFRAALDRLADAVAAAPGAHLLQEPADLVDMCDKRRCHARLAAAGVPVAPALEGPVTGYASLRTAMAERGWSRVFVKPAHGSSASGVIALATAPGGRIRAVTSADLVRSDDGSVALYNSLRLRTYTTEEDVATVVDALAPDGLHVERWVPKAGFDGAVVDLRVLVVAGRATHTVVRSSRSPMTNLHLGNARGDLDGLREAMGPHAWSAATAVAEAAGACFPRTLHAGVDLLVSPGWSAFTVCEVNAFGDLLPRVLHEGRDTYAEQLRALDDGRFPLPAPAPTA from the coding sequence GTGAGCGCGGCGCACCGGCCGCTGGCCGTCGTGGGCGTCCCCGGGCACCGCCGCCTGGAACTGTTCACCGCCGCCGCCCGGGACACCGGGCGGGCCGACCCGGTCGTGGTCCCCTGGCGCGACCTGGCGGTCGGACCCGTGGACCTGCCCGCGAACGCCCTGGTCCGGGTCGACTCCCCGGGCGAGGACGCCGAGACCGCGCGGCTGCTGCGCGGTCTGCCGCACGCACCCGACCTCTACCGGGCGGAGGGCACCGCGGCGCAGCACGCCGGGTTCCGGGCGGCCCTGGACCGGCTGGCCGACGCGGTCGCCGCCGCCCCCGGCGCCCACCTGCTCCAGGAGCCCGCCGACCTCGTCGACATGTGCGACAAGCGCCGCTGCCACGCGCGGCTGGCGGCGGCCGGGGTACCGGTCGCCCCCGCCCTGGAGGGACCGGTCACCGGGTACGCGTCGTTGCGCACGGCGATGGCCGAGCGCGGCTGGTCCCGCGTGTTCGTCAAGCCCGCGCACGGCTCGTCCGCCTCCGGGGTGATCGCGCTGGCGACCGCGCCCGGCGGGCGGATCAGGGCGGTCACCTCGGCCGACCTCGTGCGCTCCGACGACGGCTCGGTGGCCCTGTACAACAGCCTGCGGCTGCGCACCTACACCACCGAGGAGGACGTGGCGACGGTCGTGGACGCGCTGGCCCCCGACGGCCTGCACGTGGAGCGATGGGTGCCCAAGGCCGGGTTCGACGGCGCTGTGGTGGACCTGCGGGTGCTGGTGGTCGCGGGCCGTGCCACCCACACCGTGGTGCGGTCCTCGCGCTCGCCCATGACCAACCTGCACCTGGGCAACGCCCGCGGCGACCTGGACGGGCTGCGCGAGGCCATGGGGCCGCACGCCTGGAGCGCGGCGACGGCGGTCGCCGAGGCCGCCGGGGCGTGCTTCCCCCGGACGCTGCACGCGGGTGTGGACCTGCTCGTCTCCCCCGGCTGGTCCGCGTTCACCGTGTGCGAGGTCAACGCCTTCGGCGACCTGCTCCCCCGCGTGCTGCACGAGGGCCGCGACACCTACGCCGAACAGCTGCGCGCCCTGGACGACGGCCGCTTCCCCCTTCCCGCCCCCGCCCCGACCGCCTGA
- a CDS encoding STM4015 family protein produces MPNRSAATAFAGLPVVPFPESDTWEDAPVPADALADPASAAWLLRMEEPEDFEEAELSAYLERFARSVDPSSVRALVIGNIADTDYEFQARTVRDRLTALADRMPNLRALFFGEILQEENELSWIIQDDLAPLFAAFPGLTEFTVRGTEGLALAIGRHDRLRRLTVESAGLPGRVVREIAASDLPALEHLELWLGTEDHGNDTTADDLAPVLSGEAFPGLRSLGLRNTDGLDAWIPALADAPVLAKLDTLDLSLGTLTDEGARVLLDTPAFRHLRRLDLHHHFLSEGMAARMSARFAAAGAEVDVSGREKPYVANGRTHYFPAVGE; encoded by the coding sequence ATGCCCAACAGAAGTGCCGCCACCGCGTTCGCCGGACTGCCGGTCGTGCCGTTCCCGGAGTCCGACACGTGGGAGGACGCCCCCGTACCGGCGGACGCCCTGGCTGACCCGGCGTCGGCGGCCTGGCTGCTGCGGATGGAGGAGCCGGAGGACTTCGAGGAGGCGGAACTGTCGGCCTACCTCGAACGGTTCGCGCGGTCGGTCGACCCCTCCTCGGTGCGGGCACTGGTCATCGGCAACATCGCGGACACGGACTACGAGTTCCAGGCGAGGACGGTCCGCGACCGGCTGACCGCCCTCGCCGATCGCATGCCGAACCTGCGGGCCCTGTTCTTCGGCGAGATCCTCCAGGAGGAGAACGAGCTGTCCTGGATCATCCAGGACGACCTCGCCCCGCTGTTCGCCGCGTTCCCCGGGCTCACCGAGTTCACCGTGCGCGGGACCGAGGGGCTGGCCCTGGCCATCGGCCGCCACGACCGCCTGCGCCGCCTCACCGTCGAGTCCGCCGGCCTGCCCGGCCGGGTCGTCCGCGAGATCGCCGCCTCGGACCTGCCCGCCCTGGAGCACCTGGAGCTGTGGCTCGGCACGGAGGACCACGGGAACGACACCACCGCCGACGACCTGGCGCCCGTCCTGTCGGGCGAGGCCTTCCCCGGCCTGCGCTCGCTGGGCCTGCGCAACACCGACGGGCTCGACGCGTGGATCCCGGCCCTGGCCGACGCCCCCGTCCTCGCGAAGTTGGACACGCTCGACCTGTCCCTGGGAACGCTCACGGACGAGGGCGCCCGCGTGCTCCTGGACACCCCCGCCTTCCGTCACCTCAGGCGGCTGGACCTGCACCACCACTTCCTGTCCGAGGGCATGGCGGCGCGGATGAGCGCGAGGTTCGCGGCCGCGGGGGCCGAGGTCGACGTTTCCGGCCGTGAGAAGCCGTACGTGGCGAACGGCCGGACCCACTACTTCCCGGCGGTCGGGGAGTGA
- a CDS encoding phospholipase D-like domain-containing protein has product MLRRSTLVSAIKWGIAGMAAAQVAVAAVIMAIGHWRKRVRQHRVDFPRTLPAELPVGGSTATVYTYGEDVYTDMLAAIRGARRRILFESFIVKGDRVGREFKQALVDAAARGVEVYVIYDGFANLVVPRRFFEFPPSVHVLRYPAFRPGVLLLNVRKSGRDHRKILCVDGETGFVGGYNVGSLYATDWRDTHLRVTGPGVWELENAFSDFWNMHRAPGRPELAGFGHTEWDSRLRVHRNVPEQLIYPIRAMYLEAIDRARDRVLFTMAYFIPDRELLRALTDAAARGVDVNVLVPEESNHVMADWMARGQYTALLRGGVRLWLYEDAMVHAKTATVDGHWSTVGTANVDRLSLTGNYEINVELFDEGVAKHLEEVFRNDLGNARELTLEEWRARPFAAKFSEIVLAPWRPFL; this is encoded by the coding sequence ATCTTGCGACGTTCCACCCTCGTGTCAGCGATCAAATGGGGAATCGCGGGGATGGCGGCCGCGCAGGTCGCGGTGGCCGCCGTCATCATGGCGATCGGCCACTGGCGCAAGCGGGTGCGCCAGCACCGCGTGGACTTCCCGCGGACCCTGCCGGCCGAACTCCCGGTCGGGGGGAGCACCGCCACCGTGTACACCTACGGCGAGGACGTGTACACCGACATGCTCGCCGCGATCAGGGGAGCGCGCCGCCGGATCCTGTTCGAGTCCTTCATCGTCAAGGGCGACCGGGTCGGCCGCGAATTCAAGCAGGCCCTCGTCGACGCCGCGGCGCGCGGCGTGGAGGTGTACGTCATCTACGACGGCTTCGCCAACCTGGTCGTGCCCCGCCGCTTCTTCGAGTTCCCGCCGAGCGTGCACGTCCTGCGCTACCCGGCGTTCCGGCCCGGCGTGCTCCTGCTCAACGTCCGCAAGTCCGGCCGCGACCACCGCAAGATCCTGTGCGTGGACGGCGAGACCGGGTTCGTCGGCGGGTACAACGTGGGCTCGCTCTACGCCACCGACTGGCGCGACACCCACCTGCGCGTCACCGGGCCGGGCGTGTGGGAGCTGGAGAACGCCTTCTCCGACTTCTGGAACATGCACCGCGCGCCGGGTCGGCCCGAGCTGGCCGGGTTCGGCCACACCGAGTGGGACTCCCGCCTGCGCGTACACCGCAACGTCCCCGAACAGCTCATCTACCCCATCCGGGCGATGTACCTGGAGGCGATCGACCGGGCCCGGGACCGCGTGCTGTTCACCATGGCCTACTTCATCCCCGACCGGGAGCTGCTGCGCGCACTCACCGACGCCGCCGCGCGGGGGGTGGACGTCAACGTCCTCGTGCCGGAGGAGTCCAACCACGTCATGGCCGACTGGATGGCGCGGGGCCAGTACACCGCGCTCCTGCGGGGCGGGGTGCGGCTGTGGCTGTACGAGGACGCCATGGTCCACGCCAAGACGGCCACGGTGGACGGCCACTGGAGCACGGTCGGTACGGCCAACGTGGACCGGCTGAGCCTGACCGGCAACTACGAGATCAACGTGGAGCTGTTCGACGAGGGCGTGGCCAAACACCTGGAGGAGGTCTTCCGCAACGACCTGGGCAACGCGCGCGAGCTCACCCTGGAGGAGTGGCGCGCGCGCCCGTTCGCCGCCAAGTTCAGCGAGATCGTGCTGGCCCCGTGGCGTCCGTTCCTGTGA
- a CDS encoding STM4013/SEN3800 family hydrolase: MNTVVGTHDILLLTLDTLRFDTADALAEAGRTPHLAGLLTGGRWERRHAPASFTYASHLAMLAGFLPTPAAPGPHPRLFAADFPGSASTAPTTWTFDAPDLATGLAEAGYHTACVGGTGFFNRRSALGSVLPDLFLESHWEEAFGVTDPHSFENQVARAVRIATGRPVDRPLFLLLNVAALHQPNWFHLPGAVPEDGDSPATHAAALEYVDRHLPPLLEAMTARRPCLAIVCSDHGTAYGEDGYTGHRIGHETVWTVPYTHTVLPQGHTVRKETP, translated from the coding sequence ATGAACACCGTGGTGGGCACGCACGACATCCTGCTGCTCACCCTGGACACCCTGCGCTTCGACACCGCCGACGCGCTCGCCGAGGCCGGCCGCACGCCGCACCTGGCCGGGCTGCTGACCGGCGGGCGGTGGGAGCGCAGGCACGCCCCGGCCAGCTTCACCTACGCCTCCCACCTGGCGATGCTCGCCGGCTTCCTGCCCACGCCCGCCGCTCCGGGACCGCATCCGCGCCTGTTCGCGGCCGACTTCCCCGGCAGCGCGTCCACGGCGCCGACCACCTGGACCTTCGACGCCCCCGACCTCGCCACCGGGCTGGCCGAGGCCGGATACCACACGGCGTGCGTCGGGGGCACGGGCTTCTTCAACCGGCGGTCGGCGCTGGGGTCGGTCCTGCCGGACCTGTTCCTGGAGAGCCACTGGGAGGAGGCGTTCGGCGTCACCGACCCGCACTCGTTCGAGAACCAGGTGGCGCGGGCGGTCCGGATCGCCACCGGGCGGCCCGTGGACCGTCCGCTGTTCCTGCTGCTCAACGTGGCCGCCTTGCACCAGCCCAACTGGTTCCACCTGCCCGGGGCGGTCCCCGAGGACGGCGACTCCCCCGCCACCCACGCCGCCGCCCTGGAGTACGTCGACCGCCACCTGCCGCCGCTGCTGGAGGCGATGACCGCCCGCCGCCCGTGTCTGGCGATCGTCTGCTCGGACCACGGGACCGCCTACGGCGAGGACGGCTACACCGGCCACCGGATCGGCCACGAGACCGTCTGGACGGTCCCCTACACCCACACGGTGCTGCCCCAGGGCCACACCGTCCGAAAGGAGACCCCGTGA
- a CDS encoding class I SAM-dependent methyltransferase: MATHSELRDFWERRLERDWTESGVGYRALGRPFNTWMYRVREEVFLREAGRLGLSGSSVLDVGSGTGFYVRLWERLGAADITGCDMTDAAVARLRERYPDHRFVRQDAADLDAFDDASFDALSCMDMLFHITDDDRYASAVREFARVLRPGGTLVLSENCLQRPEQRGEHQVNRTLEWIAGTANKAGFDLVRRVPMLVLMNAQVDASLPWRKTWGGVLRLAALTGATGWLAGAALYPVERRLVRTRRESPTTELLVCRRRV; encoded by the coding sequence ATGGCTACGCACAGCGAACTCCGCGACTTCTGGGAGCGCCGCCTCGAACGGGACTGGACCGAGAGCGGCGTCGGCTACCGGGCCCTGGGGCGCCCCTTCAACACGTGGATGTACCGGGTCCGGGAGGAGGTGTTCCTCCGGGAGGCCGGGCGTCTGGGCCTGTCCGGTTCCAGCGTCCTGGACGTCGGCAGCGGCACCGGCTTCTACGTGCGCCTGTGGGAGCGGCTCGGGGCCGCTGACATCACCGGCTGCGACATGACCGACGCCGCCGTCGCGCGGCTGCGCGAGCGCTACCCCGACCACCGGTTCGTCCGCCAGGACGCGGCCGACCTCGACGCCTTCGACGACGCCTCCTTCGACGCGCTGTCCTGCATGGACATGCTCTTCCACATCACCGACGACGACCGCTACGCGAGCGCTGTGCGCGAGTTCGCGCGGGTCCTGCGCCCCGGAGGGACGCTGGTCCTGTCCGAGAACTGCCTCCAGCGCCCGGAGCAGCGCGGCGAGCACCAGGTGAACCGCACCCTGGAGTGGATCGCGGGCACCGCGAACAAGGCCGGGTTCGACCTGGTCCGCCGCGTCCCCATGCTCGTCCTGATGAACGCCCAGGTGGACGCGTCGCTGCCGTGGCGCAAGACCTGGGGCGGCGTGCTGCGCCTGGCCGCCCTGACCGGGGCCACGGGCTGGCTGGCGGGCGCCGCCCTGTACCCGGTGGAGCGCCGTCTGGTGCGCACTCGCCGGGAGAGCCCGACCACGGAGCTCCTCGTGTGCCGGCGCCGTGTCTAG
- a CDS encoding MerR family transcriptional regulator, protein MKSSDGELTIGELAADFGLATHVLRHWESVGVLHPARRVGDRRRYNDEHRFRVALILQAKAAGLSLEQIREVVEAPDGTARRDRLTAFLAELDERIERLRSARELVAHAVGCPHEDFLACARMREILHDCRIPGNGTADAHVCVREPFGGDRVVPDR, encoded by the coding sequence ATGAAGTCAAGCGATGGCGAACTGACGATCGGCGAACTCGCGGCGGACTTCGGTCTGGCCACCCATGTGCTGCGGCACTGGGAGTCGGTGGGAGTGCTCCACCCGGCGCGGCGGGTGGGCGACCGGCGGCGCTACAACGACGAACACCGGTTCCGGGTGGCCCTGATTCTGCAGGCCAAGGCGGCGGGTCTGAGCCTGGAACAGATCCGCGAGGTGGTCGAGGCCCCCGACGGCACCGCCCGCCGGGACCGGCTCACGGCGTTCCTGGCGGAGCTGGACGAGCGGATCGAGCGGCTGCGGTCGGCGCGCGAACTCGTGGCGCACGCGGTCGGCTGCCCGCACGAGGACTTCCTCGCCTGCGCGCGGATGCGGGAGATCCTGCACGACTGCAGAATTCCGGGGAACGGGACGGCCGACGCGCACGTCTGTGTGCGCGAACCGTTCGGCGGCGACCGTGTCGTCCCCGACCGGTAG
- a CDS encoding class I SAM-dependent methyltransferase yields MDERTTNVRSDWNRMAAGYDRGAGADRRLLGGTRAVLCGGARGRVLEIAVGTGRDLPYYPPGTDLTGVDLSPGMLARARERAEAVGIDAAFVEGDAQDLPFADGEFDSVVCALALCTIPDQRAAVAEMWRVLRPGGRLALVDHIEYTRWPLRGREQRKEHPRRRPLEIVTGTGFKIDRHDRLVLGFFDRIVAHRPV; encoded by the coding sequence ATGGACGAGCGGACCACGAACGTACGGAGCGACTGGAACCGGATGGCGGCCGGCTACGACCGGGGCGCGGGCGCCGACCGCCGGCTGCTGGGCGGCACCCGCGCGGTGCTGTGCGGCGGGGCACGGGGCCGCGTCCTGGAGATCGCGGTCGGGACCGGGCGCGACCTGCCCTACTACCCGCCCGGTACCGACCTGACCGGGGTGGACCTGAGCCCCGGCATGCTCGCCCGGGCCCGGGAGCGGGCGGAGGCCGTCGGGATCGACGCCGCCTTCGTGGAGGGGGACGCCCAGGACCTGCCCTTCGCCGACGGCGAGTTCGACTCGGTGGTGTGCGCGCTCGCCCTGTGCACCATCCCCGACCAGCGCGCGGCCGTGGCCGAGATGTGGCGAGTGCTCCGCCCCGGCGGGCGGCTGGCGCTGGTCGACCACATCGAGTACACCCGGTGGCCGCTGCGCGGACGCGAGCAGCGCAAGGAACACCCCCGGCGCCGACCGCTGGAGATCGTCACCGGGACCGGGTTCAAGATCGACCGCCACGACCGACTCGTCCTGGGGTTCTTCGACCGGATCGTCGCGCACCGCCCCGTCTGA